From the Marinomonas sp. THO17 genome, one window contains:
- the cbiB gene encoding adenosylcobinamide-phosphate synthase CbiB — protein MMTSIFDFISTNALILITALLLDRLLGEPKTWHPLIWFGRWVDLVRTYTVVPLTSQPVKQNRAGALAWCLAIMPWLVLLWALYAVLPAWLDNTLSVVLVYFAIGWQSLREHAQVVSEPLMRRKKSNPIEDDRALQQAREAVGHIVSRDTQNLSADEVAKASIESVLENGNDAIFAPIFWFIVAGVPGLFVYRLANTLDAMWGYKNETFQHYGWFAARADDVLNYLPARLVVYTYGACGEWSAALRSARRPSASWKSPNAGPVMAAGAGALGIALGGKAPYFGQVQERPILGEGRSPQSEDIAKAVELVDRSLYLWGLVICLLF, from the coding sequence TGTTGTTGGATCGATTATTGGGAGAGCCAAAAACTTGGCACCCATTGATCTGGTTTGGCCGTTGGGTGGATCTGGTACGCACCTATACGGTTGTGCCCCTTACTTCTCAACCTGTAAAACAAAATCGCGCTGGTGCTTTGGCTTGGTGTCTGGCAATTATGCCTTGGTTGGTCTTGCTGTGGGCTTTGTATGCCGTGTTACCTGCTTGGCTAGACAATACCTTGTCGGTGGTGCTGGTGTATTTTGCCATTGGTTGGCAAAGTCTAAGAGAGCACGCTCAAGTTGTGTCTGAGCCTTTAATGAGACGAAAAAAATCAAACCCCATCGAAGATGACAGGGCTCTGCAACAGGCACGCGAAGCGGTTGGGCATATTGTCAGTCGAGATACACAAAATTTGTCCGCCGATGAGGTAGCCAAAGCTAGTATAGAATCGGTTTTAGAGAATGGTAACGATGCCATTTTTGCTCCCATTTTCTGGTTCATTGTGGCAGGTGTGCCTGGGCTATTTGTGTATCGTTTAGCGAATACCTTGGACGCTATGTGGGGCTATAAGAATGAAACCTTCCAACATTATGGTTGGTTCGCCGCACGAGCTGACGATGTATTGAATTATTTGCCAGCGCGTTTGGTGGTTTACACCTATGGGGCTTGCGGTGAGTGGTCAGCGGCATTGCGCAGTGCAAGACGACCCTCAGCCAGTTGGAAAAGCCCTAATGCAGGACCTGTGATGGCTGCAGGTGCAGGGGCGCTTGGTATAGCGCTTGGCGGCAAAGCACCTTATTTCGGTCAAGTACAAGAAAGACCGATTTTGGGAGAAGGTCGATCCCCTCAGTCTGAAGATATTGCAAAAGCTGTCGAGCTGGTGGACAGAAGCCTTTATTTGTGGGGATTGGTGATATGTCTGCTATTTTAG